One window from the genome of Paracoccus zhejiangensis encodes:
- the pyrC gene encoding dihydroorotase encodes MTHSITIRRPDDWHLHLRDGEMLAAVAPHSAGFGRAIIMPNLVPPVVTGAQAAAYRERIIAALPEGAALQPQMTLYLTDTTDPGDVVAAHQSGIIRAVKLYPAGATTNSASGVTDFDRVRPVLEAMAETGIPLCVHGEVTDPAVDIFDREAVFIDRVLDPVRRATPGLRVVMEHITTADGVAYARSGGEDLGATITTHHLVINRNAILAGGIRPHYYCLPVAKRESHRLALREAATSGEARFFLGTDSAPHPDRAKLMPCGCAGCFTAPNTMSILAHVFEEDGALDRLEAFASLNGAAFYGLPPNEDRITLTRRATPATYPETITAGVETVTLFDPGYPLFWHLEST; translated from the coding sequence ATGACCCACAGCATCACGATCCGCCGCCCCGACGACTGGCACCTGCATCTGCGCGATGGCGAGATGCTGGCAGCCGTGGCCCCGCATTCCGCCGGTTTCGGCCGCGCGATCATCATGCCCAACCTGGTGCCGCCGGTGGTGACCGGCGCGCAGGCCGCCGCCTATCGCGAGCGGATCATCGCCGCCCTGCCCGAGGGTGCTGCGCTTCAGCCGCAGATGACACTTTACCTGACCGACACGACCGATCCGGGCGATGTGGTCGCCGCGCATCAGTCGGGCATCATCCGCGCGGTGAAGCTTTATCCTGCCGGGGCCACCACCAATTCGGCCAGCGGCGTCACCGATTTCGACCGGGTGCGCCCGGTACTGGAAGCCATGGCCGAAACCGGCATTCCGCTGTGCGTACATGGCGAGGTTACCGATCCTGCGGTCGACATCTTCGACCGCGAAGCTGTGTTCATCGACCGCGTGCTGGACCCGGTGCGCCGCGCCACGCCGGGCCTGCGGGTGGTGATGGAGCATATCACCACCGCCGATGGCGTCGCCTATGCCCGTTCGGGTGGCGAGGATCTGGGCGCGACGATCACCACCCATCACCTGGTCATCAACCGCAATGCCATCCTCGCCGGCGGCATCCGGCCGCATTACTATTGCCTGCCGGTCGCCAAGCGCGAAAGCCACCGGCTGGCCCTGCGAGAGGCGGCGACCTCGGGCGAGGCGCGGTTCTTCCTCGGCACCGACAGCGCGCCGCATCCCGACCGCGCCAAACTGATGCCCTGCGGCTGCGCCGGCTGCTTCACCGCGCCGAACACCATGTCGATTCTCGCCCATGTCTTCGAGGAAGACGGCGCGCTGGACCGGCTCGAGGCCTTTGCCAGCCTGAACGGCGCCGCCTTCTATGGCCTGCCGCCGAACGAGGATCGCATCACCCTGACCCGGCGCGCCACTCCCGCCACCTACCCCGAAACCATCACCGCCGGCGTCGAGACGGTCACCCTTTTCGATCCCGGCTATCCGCTGTTCTGGCACCTGGAGTCCACATGA
- a CDS encoding replicative DNA helicase, with the protein MAEATAITIRQASKDAEEQAVPYSIEAEQQLLGALLTNNDVFDRISQIIKAEHFYEPVHARIFEICSDRIRKNALASPVTIKAFMDADSGLKDLGGPAYLARIAGAAISAYAARDYAQMIREFALRRDLIALGQDISARAASVVVDDDAEQQITAAEQVLYKLGEQGTAERGFQSFLKAVTSAVNAANAAYQRDGDLSGTSTGLVDLDRKMGGLNNSDLIILAGRPSMGKTSLATNIAFNVAKAHKMGERSDGTHGTVAGGVVGFFSLEMSAEQLAARILSEAAEVPSERIRRGDMDEAEFRRFVEAAHALQSCPLYIDDTPALPINQMAARARKLKRTHGLDVLMVDYLQLLKAASAKDSRVNEVSEITQGLKAIAKELNIPVIALSQLSRQVENREDKRPQLSDLRESGSIEQDADIVMFVYREEYYREREKPADHELDKMAEWQKQMESCHGKAEVILGKQRHGPIGTVELSFEGQFTRFGNLAKDRQTQWD; encoded by the coding sequence ATGGCAGAGGCGACGGCAATCACGATTCGGCAGGCCAGCAAGGACGCCGAAGAACAGGCCGTGCCCTATTCCATCGAGGCCGAGCAGCAGCTTCTGGGCGCGCTGCTGACCAATAACGACGTCTTCGACCGGATCAGCCAGATCATCAAGGCCGAGCATTTCTATGAACCGGTCCATGCCCGCATCTTCGAGATCTGCTCGGACCGGATCCGCAAGAACGCGCTGGCGAGCCCGGTCACCATCAAGGCCTTCATGGACGCCGATTCCGGGCTGAAGGATCTGGGCGGCCCGGCCTACCTGGCGCGGATCGCCGGAGCAGCGATCTCGGCCTATGCGGCGCGCGACTATGCCCAGATGATCCGCGAGTTTGCCCTGCGCCGCGACCTGATCGCGCTGGGGCAGGACATTTCCGCCCGCGCCGCCAGCGTCGTCGTCGATGACGATGCCGAGCAGCAGATCACCGCGGCCGAACAGGTGCTTTACAAGCTGGGCGAACAGGGCACGGCCGAGCGCGGCTTCCAGAGCTTCCTCAAGGCAGTGACCAGCGCCGTCAACGCCGCCAATGCCGCCTATCAGCGCGATGGCGACCTGTCGGGCACCTCGACCGGGCTGGTCGATCTGGACCGCAAGATGGGCGGCTTGAACAATTCCGACCTCATCATCCTCGCCGGTCGTCCGTCGATGGGGAAGACCTCGCTAGCGACCAACATCGCCTTCAACGTCGCCAAGGCGCACAAGATGGGCGAGCGGTCCGATGGCACCCACGGCACCGTCGCCGGCGGCGTGGTGGGCTTCTTCAGCCTCGAGATGTCGGCCGAGCAGTTGGCGGCGCGTATCCTCTCTGAGGCCGCCGAGGTGCCCTCGGAACGCATCCGTCGCGGTGACATGGACGAGGCCGAGTTCCGCCGTTTCGTCGAGGCCGCCCATGCCCTGCAAAGTTGCCCGCTTTACATCGACGACACCCCGGCGCTGCCGATCAACCAGATGGCCGCCCGCGCCCGCAAGCTGAAGCGGACGCATGGCCTCGATGTGCTGATGGTCGACTACCTGCAGCTTCTGAAAGCGGCATCGGCCAAGGACAGCCGGGTGAACGAGGTGAGCGAGATCACCCAGGGGCTCAAGGCCATTGCCAAGGAGTTGAACATCCCGGTCATCGCGCTGTCGCAGCTGTCGCGGCAGGTCGAGAACCGCGAGGACAAGCGCCCGCAGCTTTCGGACCTGCGCGAATCCGGCTCGATCGAGCAGGACGCCGATATCGTCATGTTCGTCTATCGCGAGGAATATTACCGCGAGCGCGAGAAGCCGGCCGATCACGAGCTGGACAAGATGGCCGAGTGGCAGAAGCAGATGGAATCCTGCCACGGCAAAGCCGAGGTCATCCTGGGCAAGCAGCGTCACGGCCCCATTGGCACGGTCGAGCTGTCCTTCGAGGGCCAGTTCACCCGCTTCGGCAACCTCGCCAAGGACCGCCAGACGCAATGGGACTGA
- a CDS encoding antibiotic ABC transporter, with protein MNNSFNFLAAPSAQIALMSQMTRIAIESQFVIGMRVLGMMGMMNQSPGEPFRMVAEKQAAATESLFAMTRAASRGASAERVMSAALRPYGKRTRANSRRLTGSR; from the coding sequence ATGAATAATTCCTTCAATTTCTTGGCTGCTCCCTCGGCCCAGATCGCCCTGATGAGCCAGATGACCCGCATCGCCATCGAATCGCAATTCGTCATCGGAATGCGGGTCCTCGGCATGATGGGCATGATGAACCAGTCCCCGGGCGAGCCTTTCCGCATGGTCGCCGAGAAACAGGCCGCCGCGACCGAATCGCTGTTCGCGATGACCCGCGCCGCCAGCCGCGGCGCCAGTGCCGAGCGGGTCATGTCCGCCGCCCTGCGCCCCTATGGCAAACGCACCCGCGCCAATTCGCGTCGGCTGACTGGCAGCCGGTAA
- a CDS encoding DUF2189 domain-containing protein — MPDPVVTPVTMGLPRSPDVVPEPARLSTAAIWAALAAGWSDFRRAPGFGLLFSAFYVLGGLALTAVALAAGQEWWLIPFVVGFPLLAPFAAVGLYEVSRRLEAGEPLDWPAVAGVVFAQKDRQIPSMAMVILLMFMFWVFVAHTIFALFMGLSALTNITTSPEVLFQGRGLLMLAIGTLIGAGFAGVLFCITVIGLPLLLDREVDFITAIITSFRAVFRNPLPMLVWGVVIAVVLALGILPAFLGLFIALPVLGHASWHVYRAVIPAADAPQDRPD, encoded by the coding sequence ATGCCCGATCCTGTTGTCACGCCCGTCACCATGGGGCTGCCGCGCAGCCCGGATGTCGTCCCCGAACCGGCGAGACTTTCAACGGCGGCGATCTGGGCCGCACTGGCCGCAGGCTGGAGTGATTTCCGCCGAGCTCCGGGTTTTGGCCTCCTGTTCTCGGCCTTCTATGTCCTCGGCGGTCTGGCACTGACGGCGGTGGCTCTGGCGGCGGGGCAGGAATGGTGGCTGATCCCCTTCGTCGTTGGTTTTCCCCTTCTCGCGCCCTTCGCCGCTGTCGGTCTCTACGAGGTCAGCCGCCGGCTCGAGGCGGGCGAGCCGCTGGACTGGCCGGCGGTGGCCGGCGTGGTCTTTGCCCAGAAGGATCGGCAGATCCCGTCCATGGCGATGGTGATCCTGCTGATGTTCATGTTCTGGGTCTTCGTCGCCCATACCATCTTCGCGCTGTTCATGGGCCTGTCGGCGCTGACCAATATCACCACCTCGCCCGAGGTGCTGTTTCAGGGCCGGGGGCTGCTGATGCTGGCCATCGGCACGCTGATCGGGGCGGGATTTGCCGGGGTGCTGTTCTGCATCACCGTGATCGGCCTGCCGCTGCTGCTGGACCGCGAGGTGGATTTCATCACGGCGATCATCACCTCGTTTCGGGCGGTATTTCGCAATCCCCTGCCAATGCTGGTCTGGGGCGTGGTCATCGCTGTCGTGCTGGCGCTCGGCATCCTGCCGGCCTTTCTGGGGCTGTTCATCGCCCTGCCAGTGCTGGGCCATGCCAGCTGGCATGTCTATCGCGCGGTAATTCCGGCTGCGGACGCTCCGCAGGATCGTCCGGACTGA
- the gap gene encoding type I glyceraldehyde-3-phosphate dehydrogenase, translating to MAVKVAINGFGRIGRNVLRAIIESGRTDIEVIAINDLGPVETNAHLIRFDSVHGRFPGTVTVNGDSIDVGRGPIKVTAIRNPADLPWGDVDVVLECTGIFTDADKAKVHLENGSSRVLVSAPSKGASKTIVFGVNDDTLTSEDLIVSNASCTTNCLSPVAKVLNDAIGIKKGFMTTIHSYTGDQPTLDTMHKDLYRARAAAMSMIPTSTGAAKAVGLVLPELNGKLDGVAIRVPTPNVSVVDLVFEAERPTTVEEVNAAIKAAADGPLKGILGYTDQPNVSIDFNHDPHSSIFHLDQTKVLEGNMVRILTWYDNEWGFSNRMSDTAVAMGKLI from the coding sequence ATGGCAGTCAAGGTAGCGATCAACGGCTTCGGGCGGATCGGACGCAACGTTCTGCGCGCGATCATCGAATCGGGCCGCACCGATATCGAGGTCATCGCGATCAACGATCTGGGTCCGGTCGAGACCAATGCCCACCTGATCCGCTTTGACAGCGTGCATGGCCGTTTCCCCGGCACGGTTACCGTCAACGGTGACAGCATCGACGTGGGCCGTGGCCCGATCAAGGTGACCGCGATCCGCAACCCGGCCGACCTGCCCTGGGGCGATGTCGACGTTGTGCTGGAATGCACCGGCATCTTCACCGATGCCGACAAGGCCAAGGTCCACCTGGAAAACGGCTCCAGCCGCGTTCTGGTCTCGGCCCCCTCGAAAGGCGCCAGCAAGACCATCGTCTTCGGCGTCAACGATGACACGCTGACCTCGGAAGACCTGATCGTCTCGAATGCCAGCTGCACCACCAACTGCCTGTCGCCGGTGGCCAAGGTCCTGAACGATGCCATCGGCATCAAGAAGGGCTTCATGACCACCATCCACAGCTATACCGGCGACCAGCCGACGCTGGACACGATGCACAAGGACTTGTACCGCGCCCGCGCCGCCGCCATGTCGATGATCCCGACCTCGACCGGTGCCGCGAAGGCCGTGGGTCTGGTCCTGCCCGAGCTGAACGGCAAGCTGGACGGCGTTGCCATCCGCGTGCCGACGCCGAACGTCTCGGTCGTCGACCTGGTCTTCGAAGCCGAGCGCCCGACCACCGTCGAAGAGGTGAACGCGGCGATCAAGGCGGCCGCCGATGGCCCGCTGAAGGGCATCCTCGGCTATACCGATCAGCCGAACGTCTCGATCGACTTCAACCACGACCCGCATTCTTCGATCTTCCACCTGGATCAGACCAAGGTGCTGGAAGGCAACATGGTCCGCATCCTGACCTGGTATGACAACGAATGGGGCTTCTCGAACCGCATGTCCGACACTGCCGTGGCGATGGGCAAGCTGATCTGA
- a CDS encoding M23 family metallopeptidase, producing MAFGITNRLNSSLERWLPEQRLFLRSDDSTRFVRLRPLTQFVAIGGTTLVFGWAILASSILAIDSISAGSSRDQVLRAQSAFEERLEQLSAERDARAADAAAAQNRFTVALDQVSKMQSQLLASEEARRELETGMGAVQSTLRTAITERDSAQDEAKTLTAAIEDNTGQPLPQAGRNEEFSVALDILSGELKQASSQRAEAVAEAEEARQTAEEIAVERDEILARHDEIFAQLEDAVSISVEPLDKVFRSVGMNPDDVLRTIRSGYSGQGGPLNPIAYSSHGNAAISQGETKANQIIVTLDQINTYRIAMEKLPLAMPVSSSFRYTSGYGRRWGRAHEGIDMAAPVGTPVSATGDGVVIFAGRQGAYGNLIKIQHELGTETRYAHLSKIRVKTGQRVSQGDRIGDMGNTGRSTGPHLHYEVRVNGRAVNPMSFIEAASNVQ from the coding sequence TTGGCTTTTGGGATCACGAACCGTCTGAATTCGTCGCTTGAGCGCTGGCTGCCCGAGCAACGGCTTTTCCTTCGTTCCGACGACAGCACCCGGTTCGTCCGACTGCGCCCGCTGACCCAGTTCGTCGCCATCGGCGGCACCACGCTGGTCTTTGGCTGGGCCATCCTTGCCAGCTCGATTCTCGCCATCGATTCGATCAGCGCCGGCTCGTCCCGCGATCAGGTCCTGCGCGCCCAGAGCGCCTTCGAGGAGCGTCTGGAACAGCTTTCGGCCGAGCGTGATGCCCGCGCCGCCGATGCAGCCGCCGCCCAGAACCGCTTCACCGTCGCGCTGGACCAGGTCTCGAAGATGCAGTCGCAATTGCTGGCCTCCGAGGAAGCCCGCCGCGAGCTGGAGACCGGCATGGGCGCGGTGCAATCCACCCTGCGTACCGCCATCACCGAGCGTGACAGCGCCCAGGACGAGGCCAAGACGCTGACCGCCGCGATCGAGGACAATACCGGCCAGCCGCTGCCGCAGGCCGGTCGCAATGAAGAATTCTCGGTGGCGCTCGACATCCTGTCGGGCGAGCTGAAACAGGCCTCGAGCCAGCGCGCCGAAGCCGTGGCCGAGGCCGAAGAGGCCCGCCAGACCGCCGAAGAGATCGCCGTCGAGCGCGACGAGATCCTGGCCCGTCACGATGAGATCTTCGCCCAGCTGGAAGACGCCGTCAGCATCTCGGTCGAGCCGCTGGACAAGGTCTTCCGCTCGGTCGGCATGAACCCCGATGACGTGCTGCGCACCATCCGCAGCGGCTATTCCGGCCAGGGCGGCCCGCTGAACCCGATCGCCTATTCCAGCCACGGCAATGCCGCGATCTCGCAGGGCGAGACCAAGGCCAACCAGATCATCGTGACGCTGGACCAGATCAACACCTACCGCATCGCCATGGAAAAGCTGCCGCTGGCCATGCCGGTATCCTCGTCCTTCCGCTATACCTCGGGCTACGGCCGCCGCTGGGGCCGCGCGCATGAGGGCATCGACATGGCGGCACCGGTCGGCACACCCGTCAGCGCGACCGGCGACGGCGTGGTGATCTTTGCCGGCCGCCAGGGCGCCTATGGCAATCTGATCAAGATCCAGCACGAGCTGGGCACCGAGACCCGTTACGCCCATTTGTCCAAAATTCGCGTGAAAACTGGGCAACGCGTGTCGCAAGGCGATCGAATTGGTGATATGGGCAATACAGGTCGTTCGACCGGCCCGCATCTGCATTACGAAGTTCGGGTGAATGGTCGGGCTGTCAATCCTATGAGCTTCATCGAGGCAGCAAGCAATGTTCAGTAA
- a CDS encoding DMT family protein, whose protein sequence is MGLNLPIPVATIGLLIASNVFMTVAWYGHLKYKSAPLLTVIFVSWMIAFFEYTMQVPANRIGHGYFSAAQLKTIQEVISLSVFAIFSWVYLGERLTWQHGVGFGFICLGAWFVFHDWG, encoded by the coding sequence ATGGGACTGAACCTGCCGATCCCGGTTGCCACCATCGGCTTGCTGATCGCCTCGAATGTCTTCATGACAGTCGCATGGTATGGTCATCTGAAGTACAAATCGGCGCCGTTGCTGACCGTCATCTTCGTCAGCTGGATGATCGCGTTCTTCGAGTACACCATGCAGGTGCCGGCGAACCGCATCGGCCACGGCTATTTCTCGGCCGCCCAGCTGAAGACCATTCAGGAGGTCATCAGCCTCTCGGTCTTCGCCATCTTCTCCTGGGTTTACCTGGGCGAGCGGCTGACCTGGCAGCATGGCGTCGGCTTTGGCTTCATCTGCCTTGGCGCCTGGTTCGTCTTCCATGACTGGGGCTAG
- a CDS encoding orotate phosphoribosyltransferase yields the protein MSLPYPTREEIARLSARMLLEIKAVDFNAETPFTYASGLKGPTYVDCRRIISFPRVRQTLMDFMAATVMRDAGFEAFDNVAGGETAGIPFGAMVAERLGLPMTYVRKKPKGYGRNARIEGVMTEGQRVLLVEDLTTDGGSKLSFVDAIRETGASCAHTAVIFYYGIFPETTQRLADHGVQLHHLCTWWDVLAEARAQEAFDAATLAEVETFLTNPRVWQAAHS from the coding sequence ATGAGCCTGCCCTACCCCACGCGCGAGGAAATCGCCCGCCTCTCGGCCCGGATGCTCTTGGAAATCAAGGCCGTCGATTTCAATGCCGAGACGCCCTTCACCTATGCCTCGGGTCTGAAGGGGCCGACCTATGTCGATTGCCGCCGGATCATCAGCTTTCCGCGCGTGCGCCAGACACTGATGGATTTCATGGCCGCGACCGTCATGCGCGATGCCGGTTTCGAGGCCTTCGACAACGTGGCAGGCGGCGAGACGGCGGGCATTCCCTTCGGCGCCATGGTGGCCGAACGGCTTGGCCTGCCGATGACCTATGTGCGCAAGAAGCCCAAGGGCTATGGCCGCAATGCCCGGATCGAGGGCGTCATGACCGAGGGCCAGCGGGTGCTGCTGGTCGAGGATCTGACCACCGATGGCGGCTCGAAGCTGAGCTTCGTCGACGCGATCCGCGAGACCGGGGCCAGCTGCGCCCATACGGCGGTGATCTTCTATTACGGCATCTTCCCCGAGACGACCCAGCGGCTGGCCGATCACGGCGTGCAACTGCATCATCTCTGCACCTGGTGGGATGTTCTTGCCGAAGCCCGCGCGCAGGAGGCCTTTGACGCGGCGACACTGGCCGAGGTCGAGACCTTCCTGACCAATCCCCGCGTGTGGCAGGCGGCGCATAGTTGA
- a CDS encoding helix-turn-helix domain-containing protein — protein sequence MSVQKIYAGVSLRETRARAGLNQRAFAERLGVSLPYLSQMENNHRPISAGVLLRLAQEFGIDLTALSAGDAERLVIDMQEALADPVFDAAPALADLRLAATNAPVLARAFLDLYRAHRSGQERLAALDEAIGAAGQNATPAPWEEVRDFFHYCDNYIDAVDRAAERFACPDGQRGDPWVLAQEALAGAGFTVRMTELPAGAVFRREGRALLVNASAEAPTRRFQLLHQVALARHGELLEATLDLARFRSETAREIARIGLANYFAGAALMPYRAFLRAARAERHDLERLAHLFDASLEQVAHRLSTLQRPAEKGVPFFFVRVDQAGTITKRHSATRLQFARFGGACPLWNVHQAFEQPGRFLRQMAQTPDGARYLLLSRDVSKPGGAFGAPVRRFAIGLGCEITHAAGMVYADGLDLTNPPSYEPIGISCRICPRPDCHQRSVPPIDRSLRVPADRNGPLPYEIA from the coding sequence ATGTCGGTGCAAAAGATCTATGCGGGCGTCTCGCTGCGCGAGACCCGGGCGCGGGCCGGGCTGAACCAGCGCGCCTTTGCCGAACGGCTGGGGGTCAGCCTGCCCTATCTCTCGCAGATGGAGAACAACCACCGCCCCATCTCGGCCGGCGTGCTGCTGCGGCTGGCACAGGAGTTCGGCATCGACCTGACCGCGCTGTCCGCCGGCGATGCCGAGCGGCTGGTCATCGACATGCAGGAGGCCTTGGCGGATCCGGTCTTCGATGCCGCGCCTGCGCTCGCCGACCTGCGTCTGGCCGCGACCAATGCGCCGGTGCTGGCCCGCGCATTCCTTGACCTCTACCGCGCCCATCGCTCGGGGCAGGAGCGGCTGGCGGCGCTGGACGAGGCGATCGGCGCGGCGGGCCAGAACGCCACACCCGCCCCCTGGGAAGAGGTGCGGGATTTCTTTCATTACTGCGACAATTACATCGACGCGGTGGACCGCGCGGCCGAGCGTTTCGCCTGCCCCGATGGCCAGCGCGGCGATCCATGGGTGCTGGCGCAAGAGGCGCTGGCGGGTGCGGGTTTCACTGTGCGGATGACCGAACTGCCTGCCGGCGCGGTGTTCCGCCGCGAGGGCCGCGCGCTTCTGGTCAATGCCTCGGCCGAGGCGCCGACCCGGCGCTTCCAGCTGCTGCATCAGGTCGCGCTGGCCCGGCATGGCGAGCTTCTGGAGGCGACACTGGATCTGGCGCGTTTCCGCAGCGAGACCGCGCGCGAGATCGCCCGGATCGGCCTTGCCAACTACTTCGCCGGGGCCGCGCTGATGCCCTATCGCGCCTTCCTGCGCGCCGCCCGGGCCGAACGTCACGACCTCGAGCGGCTTGCCCATCTGTTCGATGCCTCGCTGGAACAGGTGGCGCACCGGCTCTCGACCCTGCAGCGCCCGGCGGAGAAGGGCGTGCCCTTCTTCTTCGTTCGCGTCGATCAGGCCGGCACCATCACCAAGCGCCATTCCGCCACGCGACTGCAATTTGCCCGCTTCGGCGGCGCCTGCCCGCTGTGGAACGTGCATCAGGCCTTCGAACAGCCCGGCCGCTTCCTTCGGCAGATGGCGCAGACGCCCGATGGTGCGCGCTATCTGCTTCTGTCCCGCGATGTCTCGAAACCCGGCGGTGCCTTCGGCGCGCCGGTGCGGCGCTTTGCCATCGGCCTAGGCTGCGAGATCACCCATGCCGCCGGCATGGTCTATGCTGACGGACTGGATCTGACCAACCCACCTTCCTATGAACCCATCGGCATTTCCTGCCGAATCTGCCCCCGGCCCGACTGCCACCAGCGTTCGGTCCCGCCCATCGATCGCAGCCTGCGCGTGCCTGCGGATCGCAACGGTCCTTTACCCTATGAAATCGCCTGA
- a CDS encoding multidrug effflux MFS transporter — translation MTGARTGSRTPPHLMTLVALSGVAALSMNVFLPSLPGMARDFGVDYALMQLSVSAYIGASAVLQLLAGPISDRLGRRPVVLWSLVIFLLATLGTLLARDATTFLVFRIIQAAIAPCMLVSRAAVRDMFDGNRAASMIGYVTMGMSVVPMIAPIIGGVLDEAFGWRANFALMGVLGLVVLVWVWLDLGETVRDGGVPLRQQIANYPVLARSVRFWGYCAAAALSSGAFFAYLGGAPFVGEHVFGLTSAQVGYYFAAPSIGYLAGNFMSGRFSARLGLNPMILGGSIICFAALAVALLADLAGLHHPLIFFGAIALMGVGNGLVLPNANAGMMSVRPELAGTASGLGGALAVAGGAVLSALAGALLHEGAGALPLLAIMTASALGSLVAILWVIRRERILTDEI, via the coding sequence ATGACTGGGGCTAGGACAGGCAGCCGGACGCCGCCGCACCTGATGACGCTGGTGGCACTGTCGGGCGTCGCGGCGCTGTCGATGAACGTGTTCCTGCCCTCGCTGCCGGGAATGGCGCGGGATTTCGGCGTCGATTACGCGCTGATGCAGTTGTCGGTCTCGGCCTATATCGGTGCCAGCGCCGTGCTGCAGCTTCTGGCCGGGCCGATCAGCGACCGGCTGGGGCGGCGTCCGGTGGTGCTGTGGTCGCTGGTGATCTTCCTTCTGGCCACGCTCGGGACGCTTCTGGCGCGCGACGCCACGACCTTCCTTGTGTTCCGCATCATTCAGGCCGCCATTGCCCCCTGCATGCTGGTCTCGCGCGCCGCCGTGCGCGACATGTTCGACGGCAATCGCGCCGCCAGCATGATCGGCTATGTCACCATGGGCATGTCGGTGGTGCCGATGATCGCGCCGATCATCGGTGGCGTGCTGGACGAGGCCTTTGGCTGGCGGGCGAATTTCGCGCTGATGGGCGTTCTGGGGCTCGTCGTGCTGGTCTGGGTCTGGCTCGATCTGGGCGAAACGGTCCGCGATGGCGGCGTGCCGCTGCGCCAGCAGATCGCCAACTACCCGGTGCTGGCGCGCTCGGTCCGCTTCTGGGGCTATTGCGCGGCGGCGGCGCTGTCTTCGGGGGCGTTCTTCGCCTATCTCGGCGGCGCGCCCTTCGTCGGTGAGCATGTCTTTGGTCTCACCTCGGCCCAGGTCGGCTATTACTTCGCCGCGCCGTCCATCGGCTATCTGGCCGGCAATTTCATGTCCGGGCGCTTCTCGGCGCGGCTTGGCCTGAACCCGATGATCCTCGGCGGTTCGATCATCTGCTTTGCGGCGCTGGCGGTGGCGCTGCTCGCCGATCTGGCGGGGCTGCATCATCCGCTGATCTTCTTCGGCGCCATCGCGCTGATGGGCGTCGGCAACGGGCTGGTGCTGCCCAATGCCAATGCCGGGATGATGAGCGTGCGTCCCGAACTGGCCGGCACGGCCTCGGGTCTCGGCGGGGCGCTGGCCGTGGCCGGGGGCGCGGTGCTCTCGGCGCTGGCCGGGGCGCTGCTCCATGAAGGCGCCGGGGCGCTGCCGCTTCTGGCCATCATGACAGCATCGGCGCTCGGCTCGCTCGTGGCGATTCTCTGGGTGATCCGGCGAGAGCGGATCCTGACCGACGAGATCTGA
- a CDS encoding bactofilin family protein, translating into MFSKSRVTDTGNKNPGTPAPKEAEMATPQPAPAMPERASDFSAAPAAAPRPRTTPSVLSSDLTVTGNIRTQGDIQIEGNIEGDIRAHQLIVGETATIKGEVVADDVIVNGRVVGRVRGLKVRLSATARVEGDIVHKTIAIESGAHFEGSVQRQDDPLSGEGTKKLAPPTAAN; encoded by the coding sequence ATGTTCAGTAAATCCCGTGTAACCGACACCGGAAACAAAAACCCGGGCACCCCGGCCCCCAAGGAGGCCGAGATGGCGACCCCGCAACCGGCCCCGGCGATGCCCGAGCGCGCAAGCGACTTCTCGGCGGCTCCTGCCGCCGCGCCGCGCCCGCGAACCACGCCCTCGGTCCTGTCCTCGGACCTGACCGTGACTGGTAATATCCGCACCCAGGGCGATATCCAGATCGAAGGCAATATCGAGGGCGACATCCGCGCCCATCAGCTGATCGTCGGTGAAACCGCCACCATCAAGGGCGAAGTGGTCGCTGATGACGTGATCGTCAATGGCCGAGTCGTCGGCCGCGTGCGCGGGCTGAAGGTACGTCTCTCGGCCACCGCACGGGTCGAGGGCGATATCGTCCACAAGACCATCGCCATCGAATCGGGCGCCCATTTCGAGGGTTCGGTCCAGCGTCAGGACGATCCGCTGTCGGGCGAAGGTACCAAGAAACTGGCCCCGCCGACCGCCGCGAACTGA